GCCACCAGTCCGGGCCGTGGCCCTCCGACCACTCAGCGCCCTGGGCGAACTCCTGCCCCATGAAGAGGAGTTGCTTGCCGGGGTGGGCCCACATGAAGCCCAGATAGGCGCGGTGGTTGGCGCGCTGCTGCCACCAGTCGCCGGGCATCTTCGTGACCAGCGCCTGCTTGCCGTGCACCACCTCGTCGTGCGAGATCGGCAGCACGTAGTTCTCGCTGTACGCGTACACCATCGAGAACGTCATCTCGTTGTGGTGGTACTTGCGGTGGACCGGCTCCTTCGCCATGTACTGGAGCGAGTCGTGCATCCAGCCCATGTTCCACTTCAGCCCGAAGCCCAGGCCCCCGCTGTCGGTGGGGCGGGTGACGCCGTCCCAGGCGGTGGACTCCTCGGCGATGGTGACGACGCCCGGGTTGCGGCGGTAGACGGTCGCGTTCATCTCCTGGAGGAAGGCGACCGCGTCCAGGTTCTCCCGGCCGCCGAACTCGTTGGGCGACCACTGGCCGTCCTCGCGGGAGTAGTCGAGGTAGAGCATCGAGGCCACCGCGTCCACCCGCAGCCCGTCGATGTGGAACTCCTCGCACCAGTACGTGGCGTTGGCGACCAGGAAGTTCCGGACCTCGGTGCGGCCGTAGTCGAACTCCAGCGTCCCCCAGTCCGGGTGCGCCGCGCGCTGCGGGTCGGCGTGCTCGTACAGCGGACGCCCGTCGAATTCGGCCAACGCCCAGTCGTCGCGCGGGAAATGGGCCGGGACCCAGTCCATGATGACGCCGATGCCCGCCCGGTGCAGAGCGTCGACGAGGAAGCGGAAGTCGTCCGGGGTGCCCAGCCGCGAGGTCGGCGCGTAGAACCCCGTGACCTGATAGCCCCAGGAGCCGCCGAAGGGATGCTCGGAGACCGGCATCAGCTCGACGTGCGTGAACCCGAGGTCCTTGACGTACGCGGGCAGCTGTTCCGCGAGTTGACGGTAGGTCAGGCCGGGGCGCCAGGAGGCGAGATGCACCTCGTACACCGAGAACGGGGACTCGTGAACCGGCCGGTCGCCCCGGTGGGCCATCCAGTCCGCGTCCTGCCACTCGTGGTGCTGGGCGGTGACGATCGACGCCGTCGCGGGCGGGACCTCGGTGCGCCGGGCCATCGGGTCGGCCCGCACCGTGTGCGAACCGTCCGGTCGGCAGATGTCGAACTTGTACAGCGCGCCTTCGCCGACCCCCGGCAGGAACAGCTCCCACACCCCGGTCGAGCCGAGCGACCGCATCGGGAAGCCCGTGCCGCTCCAGTAGTTGAAGTCACCGGTGATCCGCACACCGCGCGCGTTCGGCGCCCACAGGGTGAACCGGGTCCCGGCCACCCCCTGGTGCTCCATCGGCTCCGCGCCGAGCGCCCGCCACAGCTCCTCGTGGCGGCCCTCGCCGATCAGATGCAGATCGAGCTCGCCGATCGCGGGCCAGAAGCGGTACGGGTCCTCGACCTCGATGGTGTTGTCGTCGTACGCCACTTCCAGCCGGTACGCGGGTACCTGCGGCACCGGCAGCACACCGGAGAAGAAGCCGTCCCCGTCGTCGTGCAGTTCGGCCCGCAGCCCCGTCGCCAGCACGGTGACGGCCCGGGCGAACGGCCGCAGCGCCCGGACGAGCACCCCGCCGGGGATCGGGTGGGCGCCGAGCACGTCGTGGGGCGCGTGGTGGTCGCCGGCCAGCAGGCGGCCCCGGTCCGCACCGTCCAGAGCCGGTGCGGGACGGGCCCCCTGGCCGTCACCGGCCTGCCGGGGGCGCGGCGGGCCGGCGTCCGCCCGCCCCGGGCGGGCGCGCTTGGCCGGCGCGGCCCTGGTGGCGGTGGCGCCGGGCGCCGGCGCGGGTGCGGCCGGCGCGTCGGGCGCGGTCTCGGCCGGGGCCGTGGCGGCGGGTTCGGCGGCGGTCTCGACAGCCGCCTCGGCCGGGACCTCGGCGGGGAGCTGGGTGGACTTGCGGGATGCCTTGCGGGACGGCTTGCGGGCGGTCACAGGGACTGCCTCCTCGGGGAGTGAAGGGGGAGAAGCACGGGTGGAGGGGAACACAGGGAGCGACGCGGGAGACGCGGGGCGGGGAGTCCAGGAGCGGCAAAGAGAGCCGGAAAGCGGGGACGCGGCCCGGGCTCAGGCCGCCGCCGACCGGGCCAGCCGCTGGATGGCGGCCATCGGGACCGGCAGCCAGTCGGGGCGGTGCCGGGCCTCGTACACCACTTCGTACACGGCCTTGTCGGTCTCGTGGGCGCGCAGCAGCTCCGGTTCGCCGCGCGGATCGCTGCCCGAGGCCTGCGCGTACCCCTCGCAGTAGGCGGCACGGCAGCGGGCCGCCCACTCCGGGTTCCACGGGCGGTG
This sequence is a window from Streptomyces parvus. Protein-coding genes within it:
- the glgB gene encoding 1,4-alpha-glucan branching enzyme, producing the protein MTARKPSRKASRKSTQLPAEVPAEAAVETAAEPAATAPAETAPDAPAAPAPAPGATATRAAPAKRARPGRADAGPPRPRQAGDGQGARPAPALDGADRGRLLAGDHHAPHDVLGAHPIPGGVLVRALRPFARAVTVLATGLRAELHDDGDGFFSGVLPVPQVPAYRLEVAYDDNTIEVEDPYRFWPAIGELDLHLIGEGRHEELWRALGAEPMEHQGVAGTRFTLWAPNARGVRITGDFNYWSGTGFPMRSLGSTGVWELFLPGVGEGALYKFDICRPDGSHTVRADPMARRTEVPPATASIVTAQHHEWQDADWMAHRGDRPVHESPFSVYEVHLASWRPGLTYRQLAEQLPAYVKDLGFTHVELMPVSEHPFGGSWGYQVTGFYAPTSRLGTPDDFRFLVDALHRAGIGVIMDWVPAHFPRDDWALAEFDGRPLYEHADPQRAAHPDWGTLEFDYGRTEVRNFLVANATYWCEEFHIDGLRVDAVASMLYLDYSREDGQWSPNEFGGRENLDAVAFLQEMNATVYRRNPGVVTIAEESTAWDGVTRPTDSGGLGFGLKWNMGWMHDSLQYMAKEPVHRKYHHNEMTFSMVYAYSENYVLPISHDEVVHGKQALVTKMPGDWWQQRANHRAYLGFMWAHPGKQLLFMGQEFAQGAEWSEGHGPDWWLLDPSYEASGDHRGVRTLVGDLNAVYGAVPALWQRDTSPDGFSWVDGGAAEDNVFAFLRYDADGSPLLAVSHFSPAVRNDYRLGVPETGAEGWVEVLNTDAARYGGGDVRNEEPLKAEAVPAHGRPASISLTLPPLATVWFRPA